One Bifidobacterium crudilactis genomic region harbors:
- a CDS encoding LacI family DNA-binding transcriptional regulator has product MSQRSSSSEASISNVAALAGVSTATVSRVLSGRRKKDDELSRKVKSAAERLNYSVNYAASALRSDVTNIIAVVVPDLSTSMYSGLVQAAEAVINDKGKQLVLGVGESAHEQRQRLHDVVSRHVDGILIVPHETESVAGLLEEIAEHTPVVQMFAQSYSNHLDWVGTSNSLIMQMIAEHLNAAGAHSVAYLGNSTDSVDGMGLFTAFHMQMTLSGLSTRTEWIRFGAGGMDYGFQEASRIFSQGDQFPESVICSDGMTALGVLAACRSSGITVPEQIKLVVLQDSELCAESGLSKPSFSAVDIPWRDIARHSMDLITKEHESKAWLPTHLEVEPRLIIRESSLIAS; this is encoded by the coding sequence ATGTCGCAGAGATCATCCAGCAGCGAGGCATCGATATCCAACGTTGCCGCGCTGGCTGGTGTCTCGACTGCCACGGTGTCCCGTGTGCTCTCCGGAAGGCGCAAAAAAGACGATGAGCTGAGTCGGAAGGTCAAAAGCGCCGCCGAACGCTTGAATTACTCGGTGAACTATGCGGCAAGTGCGTTGCGCAGCGATGTCACGAATATCATCGCCGTTGTGGTGCCCGATTTGAGCACGTCGATGTATTCGGGACTTGTACAGGCCGCGGAGGCGGTGATCAACGACAAGGGCAAGCAACTGGTTCTGGGCGTGGGCGAGAGCGCGCACGAACAGCGGCAGCGCCTGCACGATGTCGTCTCTCGTCATGTGGACGGCATTCTTATCGTTCCCCACGAGACGGAGTCGGTGGCAGGGCTGCTTGAGGAGATTGCCGAACACACGCCGGTGGTGCAGATGTTCGCCCAATCCTATTCGAACCACTTGGATTGGGTGGGGACCAGCAACAGTCTGATCATGCAGATGATTGCCGAGCATCTCAATGCTGCGGGAGCGCATTCGGTGGCGTATCTCGGCAACAGTACGGATTCGGTAGACGGCATGGGGCTGTTCACCGCCTTTCATATGCAAATGACGCTTTCGGGGCTGTCGACTCGTACGGAATGGATACGCTTCGGAGCAGGTGGCATGGATTACGGCTTTCAGGAGGCCAGCAGGATATTCTCCCAAGGAGACCAGTTTCCGGAATCCGTCATCTGTTCTGACGGTATGACGGCGCTCGGTGTGCTTGCTGCATGCCGAAGCTCCGGTATCACGGTTCCTGAACAGATAAAATTGGTGGTGCTTCAGGATTCCGAGCTCTGCGCCGAAAGTGGTCTAAGCAAACCCTCCTTCAGCGCGGTCGATATTCCCTGGCGGGATATAGCGCGGCATTCGATGGATTTGATTACCAAGGAGCACGAGAGCAAAGCCTGGCTGCCTACGCACTTGGAGGTCGAACCACGGCTGATTATCCGGGAATCCTCCCTCATCGCATCATGA
- a CDS encoding flavodoxin domain-containing protein, translated as MGNSVVDTRRITILVASETGNSLDVGEALESSIAAFCPQLRLIEAVDYDLDELEREDILLMVTSTQGEGEPPYGAEDLYDAVVMGKREFSLRQVSFAVLGLGDSAYAENYNLMARQFDARYEQLGATRLLAHGECDFDYEETAAGWVDSVTALLRHELGAEKNEAVAVREPAASQGHTAKAALHETGAKATLVGRELLSSPEARKHVYRVRLRLSDDADYLPGDLLAITYRNADDTVKSFIEHVFTDVGEQVSSELRHTLQNSRDITRTTPRLILRYAEVFGNEQLQSEIGDDEWLRGYAARHPPYALFTDYPALIRVTPESVLEVFSAPCRRMYSISNIRESSDGLVDLTVRKVEYTFDGRRQVGECSRMLTKAPMGSTMDYAVLSNERFRLPANQSAEIVMIALGSAIAPYRAFLQERSLHHASFGRNWLILGNKSPEEDYLYRTELEQYADSGLLRELSVAWSRFGNAPEHVQDVVIARGDMLWQLIQSGAFIYLCGHGRAAVRSIEQALRRVIEEHSSLSDAEITAYMDRLKSTNHLCY; from the coding sequence ATGGGGAATTCCGTCGTTGATACACGACGCATTACGATTCTGGTAGCTTCCGAAACGGGAAACTCTCTGGATGTCGGCGAAGCCTTGGAGTCTTCCATAGCCGCTTTCTGCCCACAGCTGCGATTGATCGAGGCTGTCGACTATGACCTTGATGAACTGGAACGCGAAGACATTCTGCTGATGGTCACCTCGACGCAAGGTGAGGGCGAACCGCCTTACGGTGCCGAGGACCTTTACGACGCCGTGGTCATGGGCAAGAGGGAATTCTCCCTGCGACAGGTCTCCTTCGCCGTCCTCGGCCTCGGAGACAGCGCCTATGCGGAGAATTACAATCTTATGGCGCGCCAGTTCGACGCCCGTTATGAGCAGCTTGGAGCCACACGATTGCTCGCCCACGGCGAGTGCGATTTCGATTATGAGGAGACTGCGGCCGGCTGGGTGGACTCCGTCACAGCGCTGCTGCGCCACGAGTTGGGAGCGGAGAAGAACGAGGCAGTGGCCGTCAGGGAACCGGCCGCCTCACAAGGTCACACGGCGAAAGCCGCACTTCATGAAACAGGTGCGAAAGCCACGCTGGTCGGGCGCGAGCTGCTCAGTTCTCCTGAAGCGCGGAAACATGTGTACCGCGTACGTCTCAGACTGTCTGATGATGCCGACTATCTACCCGGAGACCTGTTGGCCATCACCTACAGAAACGCCGATGACACCGTGAAATCCTTCATCGAGCACGTCTTCACCGACGTCGGCGAGCAGGTGAGCTCCGAACTGCGTCACACTCTGCAGAACTCCCGTGACATTACCAGAACCACGCCACGTCTTATTCTGCGCTATGCAGAGGTGTTCGGCAATGAACAGCTGCAGTCCGAAATCGGGGACGATGAATGGCTACGAGGATACGCTGCACGTCACCCGCCATACGCCCTGTTCACGGACTACCCTGCACTAATTCGCGTCACGCCCGAATCGGTGCTGGAAGTGTTCTCGGCTCCATGCAGGAGGATGTATTCGATCTCCAATATCAGAGAGTCGTCAGACGGTCTGGTGGATCTCACGGTCAGAAAAGTCGAATACACCTTCGATGGGAGGCGGCAGGTCGGTGAATGCTCACGGATGCTGACGAAAGCTCCCATGGGCAGCACGATGGATTATGCGGTGCTGTCGAATGAGCGCTTCCGTCTGCCTGCCAACCAGTCGGCCGAAATCGTCATGATCGCATTGGGCTCGGCAATCGCACCATACCGTGCATTTCTTCAGGAACGTTCGCTGCATCATGCATCATTCGGCCGAAACTGGCTTATCCTCGGCAACAAAAGTCCCGAAGAGGATTATCTGTACCGCACGGAACTCGAGCAATACGCCGACTCCGGACTGCTGCGTGAACTGAGCGTCGCGTGGTCCCGTTTCGGGAATGCACCCGAGCATGTCCAGGACGTGGTGATCGCGCGAGGCGACATGCTATGGCAACTGATTCAATCAGGAGCCTTCATCTATCTTTGCGGCCATGGCAGAGCCGCGGTGCGCTCCATCGAACAGGCTCTCAGAAGGGTCATCGAGGAGCATTCCTCACTCAGCGATGCGGAAATCACCGCTTACATGGACAGGCTGAAAAGCACGAATCATCTGTGTTACTGA
- a CDS encoding winged helix-turn-helix transcriptional regulator, translated as MNHASDCAEKRSAPGAAGNIETSGNVYSRNCPCRLLLDAISGKWAVLLIECLQDGELRFGELKRRMDGISSKVLSANLRRLQDAGLIDRQVFAEVPTRVEYSLTVEGRSAVEPLKGLRIWAESHYDQALALESADSQNA; from the coding sequence GTGAACCATGCATCGGATTGCGCCGAGAAGCGCTCGGCACCAGGCGCAGCCGGAAATATCGAGACATCCGGAAACGTCTACTCACGGAACTGCCCATGCCGCTTGCTTCTGGACGCGATTTCCGGAAAGTGGGCCGTCCTACTGATCGAGTGCCTTCAGGACGGCGAACTCAGATTCGGCGAACTGAAACGTCGTATGGACGGCATCTCCTCCAAAGTGCTATCGGCCAATCTCCGCAGACTCCAGGACGCGGGACTCATCGACAGACAAGTGTTCGCCGAGGTACCCACCCGAGTCGAATACTCGCTCACAGTCGAAGGCCGCAGCGCCGTCGAACCTTTGAAAGGACTGCGCATCTGGGCGGAATCACATTATGACCAGGCACTGGCACTCGAATCCGCTGACTCCCAGAACGCTTGA
- a CDS encoding GNAT family N-acetyltransferase yields MKSTAKMNHDSKTAADVRIETLTARRFPQKAELHALTWRETYQGMIPQGFVDMVTPEFALAVTRRHDPSRTLLALQDDKPIGFAEFLDEAGPDISTPEVSELGALYVLGEVQHQGVGKMLLQAALDAMPRRYAALNVVLKNTNAIAFYEHMGFHSTGHISLDDFDTPILEMTNATNAARQ; encoded by the coding sequence ATGAAATCGACGGCGAAGATGAATCACGACTCGAAAACCGCGGCGGACGTCCGCATCGAAACGCTGACCGCTCGGCGTTTCCCGCAGAAGGCCGAACTCCATGCCTTGACTTGGCGTGAAACATATCAGGGGATGATTCCTCAGGGTTTTGTGGATATGGTCACACCTGAATTCGCGCTCGCGGTGACGCGACGGCATGATCCTTCGCGCACGTTGCTGGCCTTGCAGGATGACAAGCCTATCGGTTTTGCCGAGTTCCTCGACGAAGCCGGTCCGGACATATCCACGCCCGAGGTCTCGGAACTTGGAGCGCTATATGTGCTTGGCGAGGTGCAGCACCAGGGCGTGGGAAAGATGCTGCTACAGGCTGCGCTTGATGCCATGCCCAGGCGGTATGCGGCCTTGAACGTCGTTCTCAAGAACACCAACGCCATCGCCTTCTACGAGCATATGGGTTTTCACTCGACCGGTCATATAAGCCTTGACGATTTCGATACTCCGATTCTCGAAATGACCAATGCCACGAACGCTGCACGTCAGTGA
- a CDS encoding DUF523 domain-containing protein — translation MILVSSCLAGFAVRYDGAAAKNDIAAWLVERGQAIAACPEVLGGFGIPRPPAEIAPSKSFSSTRKHVVECTGKDVTEAYELGAARALKIIRRNNITVAFLKDRSPSCGVDVIYDGSFSGVKIPGMGVAARMFSENGVTVFPDTRLSVDAVLPYIDPELRDALKSAFPQGS, via the coding sequence GTGATACTGGTCAGTTCATGTCTCGCAGGTTTCGCGGTGCGCTATGACGGGGCAGCTGCGAAAAACGACATCGCCGCATGGCTCGTCGAGCGCGGGCAGGCCATCGCCGCATGCCCCGAGGTTCTCGGAGGCTTCGGCATTCCGCGGCCTCCGGCGGAAATCGCTCCGTCCAAATCCTTTTCGTCAACCCGCAAGCATGTGGTGGAATGCACGGGCAAAGACGTCACCGAGGCATATGAGCTCGGTGCCGCAAGAGCATTGAAGATTATCCGGCGCAATAACATCACCGTCGCATTTCTGAAGGATCGCAGCCCGTCCTGCGGCGTCGACGTGATTTACGACGGGTCCTTTTCCGGAGTGAAAATACCCGGGATGGGTGTGGCTGCACGGATGTTCTCGGAAAACGGTGTCACGGTATTCCCCGACACCAGGCTCAGTGTGGACGCAGTGCTGCCCTACATCGATCCCGAACTGCGGGATGCTCTGAAGAGCGCATTTCCTCAGGGGAGCTGA
- a CDS encoding HPr family phosphocarrier protein yields the protein MTTSKRIITIEDPVGIHARPASAFAQAVAASGCEVTIAKHAGDPGVDAASVLMVMSLGIQQGDAVEIVVEGDDSEKVADALAKTLLATE from the coding sequence ATGACTACATCAAAGCGCATTATCACCATCGAGGATCCCGTCGGCATTCACGCCCGTCCCGCATCCGCATTCGCGCAAGCGGTGGCTGCGAGCGGATGTGAGGTGACGATTGCCAAACATGCGGGTGATCCCGGTGTGGACGCTGCCAGTGTGCTGATGGTGATGAGTCTCGGAATACAGCAGGGGGATGCCGTTGAGATAGTCGTTGAGGGGGACGACTCGGAGAAGGTGGCGGATGCTTTGGCCAAGACGCTGCTCGCAACAGAATAG
- the ptsP gene encoding phosphoenolpyruvate--protein phosphotransferase, producing the protein MNISGTGIGRGVAVGNILRMAPALEVPSDQLRPSTIEFESASSDVRRVLQEVSADLQKRADQAQHSKESSDAAPILAALSQMATDPALGQSIDTALQGGKSPERAVYEGFNEFEDKLRALGGYMAERANDLHDVGQRAIALLTNSPMPGIPQSDTPFILLADDLSPADTAALDMNKTLGIITIQGSPTSHTAILARSRGIVAIVGAEQAANLANGSRVIVNAATGTITVDPSDEELQQAELHKQHAAHARLLRGKPGSTKDGRHIALLANVAKPEDADAALEYGAEGIGLFRTEFMFMASSTAPSVEDQTKAYAKLLARFPGRKVVIRMLDAGADKPLDFLTPENEPNPALGLRGLRTLRTHRQILDDQLEALARADAQTDADLWVMAPMVADEHEAEYFVTLGKARXLKQVGVMAEVPSIALMAQEVAQASDFVSIGTNDLTQYTLAADRTLASVGSYQTAWHPAVLRAIKLIADAGNTHGMPVGVCGEAAADPDLALALVGLGVNSLSMTPLALDDVRANLAGHTMQEAQDLANRALSGEFYPTARH; encoded by the coding sequence ATGAATATCAGCGGTACAGGAATTGGACGTGGGGTGGCCGTGGGGAATATTCTCCGTATGGCACCGGCATTGGAAGTGCCTTCAGACCAGCTTCGTCCATCCACCATAGAGTTTGAAAGCGCAAGCAGTGATGTGAGACGAGTCTTGCAGGAGGTCAGCGCGGATCTGCAGAAACGGGCCGATCAGGCGCAACACAGCAAGGAAAGCAGCGATGCGGCACCGATTCTCGCCGCGCTCTCGCAGATGGCGACCGATCCGGCCCTCGGGCAATCGATAGATACCGCATTGCAGGGGGGAAAGAGCCCTGAACGCGCCGTCTACGAAGGCTTCAACGAGTTCGAGGACAAACTGCGCGCGCTTGGCGGATACATGGCCGAGCGTGCCAACGATTTGCATGACGTGGGACAGCGCGCGATAGCGCTGTTGACGAACTCCCCGATGCCTGGAATTCCGCAAAGCGACACACCGTTTATCCTGCTGGCGGACGACCTCTCCCCTGCCGATACGGCGGCCTTGGACATGAACAAAACCCTCGGCATCATCACCATTCAGGGCAGTCCGACGAGCCACACCGCGATTCTGGCACGTTCCAGGGGCATCGTCGCCATCGTAGGTGCAGAGCAGGCGGCGAATTTGGCCAACGGAAGCCGGGTCATCGTCAATGCCGCAACGGGCACGATAACCGTGGACCCGAGCGATGAGGAACTGCAGCAGGCAGAACTCCATAAGCAGCATGCCGCGCATGCTCGCCTGCTTCGCGGAAAGCCGGGCAGCACCAAAGACGGCAGGCACATCGCTTTACTCGCCAATGTCGCCAAACCCGAGGATGCCGATGCCGCTCTGGAATACGGTGCCGAGGGGATAGGCCTGTTCCGCACGGAATTCATGTTCATGGCTTCCTCGACCGCACCTTCGGTGGAGGACCAGACGAAGGCATACGCCAAACTGCTCGCTCGTTTTCCGGGCAGGAAAGTAGTAATTCGAATGCTGGACGCCGGAGCGGACAAACCGCTCGACTTCCTCACTCCGGAGAACGAGCCCAACCCTGCGCTAGGCCTGCGCGGTCTGCGCACCCTGCGCACCCATCGTCAGATACTCGATGACCAGCTGGAGGCGCTTGCCCGTGCGGACGCCCAGACGGATGCAGACCTCTGGGTCATGGCGCCAATGGTCGCCGACGAGCACGAAGCCGAGTATTTCGTCACTCTGGGCAAGGCACGCRGCTTGAAGCAGGTCGGCGTGATGGCAGAGGTACCATCCATAGCGCTGATGGCACAGGAGGTCGCACAGGCCAGCGACTTCGTCAGCATAGGCACCAACGATCTCACCCAGTACACTCTCGCCGCGGACAGAACGCTCGCTTCGGTCGGATCGTATCAAACCGCCTGGCATCCGGCAGTGCTGAGGGCCATCAAGCTGATAGCCGATGCCGGAAACACTCACGGCATGCCGGTGGGCGTCTGCGGAGAGGCCGCCGCTGACCCGGATCTGGCTCTTGCGCTGGTCGGACTCGGCGTGAACTCCCTGTCGATGACCCCTCTCGCCCTTGACGACGTCAGGGCGAATCTTGCCGGCCACACCATGCAAGAAGCACAAGACCTGGCGAACAGGGCGCTTTCCGGCGAATTCTATCCGACGGCACGGCACTGA
- a CDS encoding glycoside hydrolase family 31 protein, with translation MENTVQGSNYRFTLLTERLIRLEYSSSGVFEDRNTQLVANREFGPVAFEVHRDRNGHQVEIESKYFHLYYDGGPFAASNLHIDAKYQYTLHDSRWYFGEHVSGNLGGTNPTLDLVDGDTPIRDGIMSRDGYAYLDDTDSFALEDNHFVHRNPEEADGYFFAYGRNYREELSDYYRLSGKTPLIPRYALGNWWSRYYRYTQHEYLELMERFDDEQVPISVAMIDMDWHRTDDVPARFGSTWTGYSWNRKLFPDPWRFLQELRKQHRHVSLNTHPAGGIRAFEDCYPAVAKELGLDAANEEPAMFDLDDPSFRKAYFDQVHHPMEKEGVDFWWLDWQQGSSRSKDKVEPLWNLNHYHFLDNERSHNGEGMILSRFAGPGSHRYPVGFSGDTVITWDSLNFQPYFTSTATNIGYTWWSHDIGGHIWGSFDPALSLRWLQFGVFSPINRLHSSDNPFSGKEPWKYRQDVREYMDEYLRLRNRLVPYLDSANVRTHSEDRALIEPLYYRYPDNEESYLYKNQYFFGSELMVAPITTPQNPKLNVGFVDAWLPEGQWMDIFTDLVYQGDHEDADRTLVSSTNLEGQFTTGETAIRLGRTLRNIPVFAKLGAIVPMAADAMQNADLLPERLDVHVFGNKDNEYTMYEHLGHSIATTTISVRGGVVSVSAEDPDGIIPDGRRLTFKLHAFSLDGSNEFTLSAGQSFAGKAENDDRQRDRARAQLLEQLQGAEIPYEEKRAVLKKIDDAESSPLNLVTYAQTIPDVDLRSMVVEYASLIA, from the coding sequence ATGGAGAATACGGTGCAAGGAAGCAACTACAGATTCACGCTATTGACGGAGCGTTTGATTCGTCTGGAATATTCGTCATCGGGAGTATTCGAGGATCGCAACACCCAATTGGTGGCGAACAGGGAATTCGGTCCCGTCGCTTTTGAGGTGCATCGCGACCGCAACGGCCATCAGGTCGAGATTGAAAGCAAGTATTTTCATCTGTATTACGATGGCGGCCCCTTCGCAGCCAGCAATCTGCACATCGATGCCAAATACCAGTACACGCTGCATGACAGTCGTTGGTATTTCGGCGAGCATGTGAGCGGCAACCTGGGCGGCACCAACCCCACATTGGACCTCGTCGATGGAGATACGCCGATACGTGACGGCATCATGAGCCGTGACGGTTATGCGTATCTGGATGACACGGACTCCTTCGCCCTCGAGGACAATCATTTCGTCCATCGCAATCCGGAGGAGGCCGACGGATATTTCTTCGCCTATGGTCGCAATTACCGGGAGGAGCTGTCGGATTACTATCGCCTGAGTGGCAAGACCCCTCTGATTCCGCGCTATGCGTTGGGAAATTGGTGGAGCAGATATTATCGGTACACCCAGCACGAGTATCTGGAACTCATGGAACGATTCGACGACGAGCAGGTGCCTATCAGCGTGGCGATGATAGACATGGACTGGCATCGCACGGACGATGTGCCAGCACGGTTCGGCAGCACCTGGACCGGGTATTCGTGGAACCGCAAACTCTTCCCCGATCCGTGGCGTTTCCTGCAGGAGCTGCGCAAACAGCACCGGCATGTTTCGCTCAACACCCATCCTGCCGGAGGCATCAGAGCTTTCGAGGATTGCTATCCTGCAGTGGCGAAAGAACTCGGTCTTGACGCGGCGAACGAGGAACCGGCCATGTTCGATCTGGATGACCCCTCGTTCCGCAAAGCCTATTTCGACCAGGTGCATCACCCGATGGAGAAGGAAGGCGTCGATTTCTGGTGGCTCGACTGGCAGCAGGGGTCCAGCCGCAGCAAGGACAAGGTCGAGCCGCTGTGGAATCTCAACCACTACCATTTCCTGGACAACGAGCGCTCGCATAATGGCGAGGGAATGATTCTTTCCCGTTTCGCAGGCCCGGGATCACACCGCTATCCCGTGGGCTTTTCCGGCGACACCGTCATCACCTGGGATTCGTTGAATTTCCAGCCGTATTTCACGTCAACCGCCACCAACATCGGATATACGTGGTGGAGCCATGACATCGGCGGACACATCTGGGGGAGCTTCGACCCTGCGTTGTCCCTGCGCTGGCTGCAGTTCGGAGTGTTCAGCCCTATCAACCGACTGCACAGCTCCGATAACCCCTTCTCCGGCAAGGAACCGTGGAAGTACCGTCAGGATGTGCGTGAATACATGGATGAGTATCTTCGTCTGCGCAATCGTCTGGTGCCGTATCTCGACAGCGCGAACGTGCGTACGCACAGCGAGGATCGCGCGCTCATCGAACCACTGTATTACCGTTACCCGGACAATGAGGAGAGCTACCTGTACAAGAACCAGTATTTCTTTGGCAGCGAGCTCATGGTCGCGCCGATCACCACGCCTCAGAACCCGAAGCTCAACGTGGGATTCGTCGATGCGTGGTTGCCCGAAGGACAGTGGATGGATATCTTCACCGACCTGGTGTATCAGGGTGACCACGAGGATGCGGATCGCACCCTCGTGTCGAGCACCAACCTCGAGGGACAGTTCACCACGGGGGAGACCGCCATACGGCTCGGACGAACGCTGCGAAACATTCCGGTGTTCGCGAAGCTCGGTGCGATAGTGCCAATGGCGGCGGATGCGATGCAGAATGCCGACCTGCTGCCGGAGCGTCTGGATGTGCATGTGTTCGGCAACAAGGACAACGAGTACACGATGTATGAGCATCTTGGACACAGCATCGCCACCACGACCATCAGCGTGCGTGGCGGAGTCGTCAGTGTGTCCGCCGAGGACCCGGACGGCATCATCCCTGACGGACGTCGTCTGACTTTCAAGCTGCATGCCTTCTCTCTCGACGGCAGCAACGAGTTCACCTTGTCTGCAGGGCAGAGTTTCGCCGGCAAAGCGGAGAACGATGACCGACAGCGCGACAGGGCGCGTGCACAGTTGCTGGAACAGTTGCAGGGGGCTGAAATCCCGTATGAGGAGAAGCGTGCAGTACTCAAGAAGATAGACGACGCCGAGTCGTCCCCACTGAATTTGGTGACCTACGCGCAGACGATCCCCGATGTCGACCTGCGCTCGATGGTCGTCGAATATGCTTCGCTGATCGCTTGA
- a CDS encoding zinc-binding alcohol dehydrogenase family protein — translation MNNRLDDIPDTMNAVLATTGSAGNADALVDATVPAPGHPRNHDVLVAVSAISVNPVDTKMRSGLRSGEQRILGWDAVGTVLETGPETSIFHPGERVWYAGDITRDGSYAQYQLVDERIVGHAPKTLDDASAAALPLTGLTAWEALFDKLRLNERSTGNLLVVGAAGGVGSMVIQLAKRLTKVNVIAMASQDASQQWTKTLGADSVIDYHRGDTAALIRDIAPAGVDWTFSAYSKGNIPLFNAVMRPFGQIVAIDDEHGLDWYSLKDKALSWHWEFMFARAKHHAPDMIRQHEILDELANLCDRGIIRSTSVQQLSPIDAQTLGQAHRMVESGHMVGKVTINS, via the coding sequence ATGAACAATCGCCTTGATGACATTCCCGACACCATGAACGCGGTGCTTGCAACAACCGGAAGTGCGGGGAACGCGGACGCCCTCGTCGACGCCACGGTCCCCGCACCGGGTCATCCTCGGAATCACGATGTGCTGGTTGCCGTTTCGGCAATCTCCGTCAATCCCGTCGATACGAAGATGCGATCGGGTCTACGCAGCGGGGAGCAACGAATACTCGGATGGGATGCGGTCGGAACGGTTCTCGAGACCGGACCCGAGACCAGTATCTTCCATCCAGGCGAGAGAGTGTGGTACGCCGGAGACATCACACGGGACGGTTCCTATGCACAATATCAGCTGGTGGACGAACGCATTGTCGGCCATGCTCCCAAGACCTTGGATGATGCTTCGGCGGCGGCACTGCCTCTGACGGGGCTGACGGCATGGGAAGCGCTGTTCGACAAGCTGCGCCTGAATGAGCGGAGCACCGGCAATCTACTGGTCGTAGGCGCCGCCGGGGGCGTCGGGTCCATGGTCATTCAGCTCGCCAAACGATTGACGAAGGTCAATGTCATCGCCATGGCGTCCCAAGATGCATCGCAGCAGTGGACGAAGACCTTGGGAGCCGACAGCGTGATCGACTATCACCGAGGCGATACGGCCGCCCTTATCCGCGATATCGCACCTGCCGGAGTCGACTGGACGTTCAGCGCCTACAGCAAGGGCAATATTCCGCTCTTCAATGCCGTGATGCGACCTTTCGGGCAGATTGTCGCCATCGACGACGAACACGGTCTCGACTGGTACTCGCTCAAGGACAAGGCCCTGTCGTGGCATTGGGAGTTCATGTTCGCCAGGGCCAAACACCATGCGCCCGATATGATCCGTCAGCATGAGATCCTCGATGAACTGGCAAATCTGTGTGACCGCGGCATCATACGGAGTACATCGGTCCAACAGCTCAGCCCGATTGACGCCCAAACTCTCGGACAAGCGCATCGCATGGTCGAAAGCGGCCATATGGTCGGCAAGGTCACGATCAACAGCTAA
- a CDS encoding MFS transporter — MKAPASSRNHVAENTSAATTQLPDASRHGAGLNSTGLNTKSPLFKFTILSISLILVTGTSISPALPYMAKTLGVHSDSSINLLATVPQVFVLIFLVLSPAISKKIGIKKAIILGLCCIAASGIGPMLSNSYWLILVSRMLLGAGMGMFNSLAITIINRFYDDEEESRMLGYRGACEQVGATVATLLVGFLLTFGWHSAFLIYMLAIPIALLFWKVIPELPEPEEPKKSEQRRDNIATYFTPGTMALFFLVFVIVMVNIMVLLQIPRLAIAQHIMSAQDSSIAVSIATLGGFLGGVAYGRIYGKLRGYTLPAFLALYVVGLVMLFFAANSAMLIAGSLVAGFCAATTICGFNMIVLLVPPKAQAGANTLLLVGCNIGSFLSTYGIALSQKVMGSTATAPIAFFAIVLAVIAMVSVVAVNRSKVKF, encoded by the coding sequence ATGAAAGCACCCGCATCATCGCGGAATCACGTCGCCGAAAACACTTCGGCGGCAACAACCCAACTGCCCGATGCCTCCCGGCACGGGGCCGGTTTGAACAGTACCGGTCTGAACACCAAATCGCCATTGTTCAAATTCACCATTCTCAGCATTTCACTCATCCTGGTGACCGGAACCTCGATTTCCCCGGCCTTGCCGTACATGGCAAAAACACTCGGGGTTCATTCGGACTCCTCCATAAACCTTCTGGCGACCGTCCCCCAGGTGTTCGTCCTGATATTTCTGGTGCTGTCACCGGCGATCTCGAAAAAAATCGGCATCAAGAAAGCCATTATTCTTGGTCTGTGCTGCATCGCCGCCTCCGGAATCGGGCCGATGCTCTCCAACAGCTACTGGCTGATTCTCGTCTCGAGAATGCTTCTCGGAGCAGGCATGGGCATGTTCAACTCCCTGGCCATCACCATCATCAACAGATTCTACGATGATGAGGAGGAATCCAGGATGCTCGGCTATCGAGGAGCCTGCGAGCAGGTAGGCGCCACGGTGGCGACTCTGCTTGTCGGATTCCTGCTCACCTTCGGATGGCATAGCGCATTCCTGATCTATATGCTCGCCATCCCGATCGCCCTGCTGTTCTGGAAAGTCATTCCCGAATTGCCGGAACCCGAAGAGCCGAAGAAGAGCGAACAGCGGCGCGACAATATCGCCACGTACTTCACTCCCGGCACGATGGCGCTGTTTTTCCTCGTATTCGTCATCGTGATGGTCAATATCATGGTGTTGCTGCAGATTCCACGTCTGGCGATCGCACAGCATATCATGAGCGCACAGGATTCGAGCATCGCGGTATCCATCGCCACGCTCGGTGGATTCCTCGGCGGCGTGGCATACGGCCGAATCTACGGCAAATTGCGTGGATACACCCTGCCCGCCTTCCTCGCTCTGTACGTGGTGGGGCTGGTGATGCTGTTCTTCGCCGCTAACAGCGCGATGCTGATTGCAGGAAGTCTCGTCGCAGGCTTCTGCGCCGCGACGACGATATGCGGTTTCAACATGATCGTGCTTCTGGTGCCTCCAAAAGCCCAGGCCGGTGCGAATACGCTGCTGCTGGTGGGATGCAATATCGGTTCCTTCCTCTCGACCTACGGCATCGCGCTCTCCCAGAAGGTGATGGGGTCCACGGCAACCGCACCTATCGCATTCTTCGCCATCGTTCTGGCCGTTATCGCTATGGTCAGCGTCGTGGCTGTCAACAGATCGAAAGTCAAGTTCTAA